The following DNA comes from Microbacterium foliorum.
CTCAGGAGCCTCGGGAATCTCGGGCGGCATCCCTCGCAACGGCGCTGGCGCATCCGCGAACCGTCGACTGTCCGGGGCCACGCTGTCGGCCGTCGCCCTGTCGCTCGCCTCGCTGCCCTCGGCTGCGTCGACGTCTCTTTCTTCCCCTGCATCCTCTGCGTCCTCGCCGTTCGGGTCCTGCGCCGGCGCATTCGCATAGAGCTCGGTGAGCTTGCGATAAGACTTGGTGAAGAACGCCAGCGTGGCGGCGATCACCATGATGATGCCCGCGAACAGGCAGATCAGCGCGATGCCCCGAGCCTCACCCTCGCCGAGCAGCCACTCCCACTGCTGCTGCCCCTCGGAGGTCTTCATGTACGGGATGATCAGGAACTCGGCGATCGGCGCGATCAGGAATGCCGTGATCGGAGCGGCCGCAGCCTCCATCGCGGCCGCGACGCCGAACACGCGCCCCTGCCTGTCGTAGCGGACCACCTTCTGGATGATCGTCTGCTCGGCCGCCTCGACGGGAGGCACGAGCGCCATGTAGATCCACATGCCGACCACGTAGAGGGGCCACCACTCGCGCAGCATGAAGACCGAGCCGAGGATGCCCATCGCGATCACGACGAGCAGGAGCGTGCGCATCGGCTTGGCGCCGAGGCCGAACTTCGCCACGAGCCCGCCACCGATCAGGAATCCGGTCGACGCGAACGCCAGCGCGAAACCCCACATCTGCGCGTTGAAGAGAGTGAGACCGTAGGGGTCCATCAGCGCCATGTAGACGCCGCCGATGAGGTTGTTGAAGGTCGAGAAGATGATCAGCGCGAACAGTCCGGGTGCCAGCCTGATGGCCGCCACGCTGCCGCGGAAGTCGAGCGCGCTCTTGGCATCGGGATCGGGCTGCGGTGTGCCCTCGGGGATGCGGATGAACAGCAGGTGCACGAAGGTCAGCACCATCGCGCCGATCGCGATCGCGAGGGTCCACCCCATGCCGAGGAAGCCGATCGACAGCCCCGAGAACACGCTCGTCACGAGGAAGGCCAGCCCCTGCACCGTGCCGACGAGTCCGTTGGCATTGGCACGGCGGTCTTCGGGCACGAGCAGCGTGACCGTCGTGGAGAGCGCGATGTTGCGCAGCTGCTCGATGACCCCACCGAACAGGATGATCGCCGAGAACAGCCAGAACCACGGGCCCCCGAGGTCGAGCAGGGCCGACTCCGGCTGCCAGACGTAGAGCACCCCGGCGACCAGGAATGCGACCGCCGAGATCACACTCGAGAGCAGCATCACCGTGTGCTTGCGGTTGCGATCGACGATCGTCCCGAAGATCATCGCGAAGAAGGCGACGAACAGCATGTAGGCGCCACCGATGATGCCCGTCGCGAGAACCGACTGCGTCTCGATGTACACCCAGAACGTCAAGGCGAACCAGAGGAAGCTCGTCGTCACGTTCGCGATGAGCGTGTTGACGAGGACGTTCGCGAAGGCTGTCTTCGCTGCGGTGCGCTCCATGAGTTAGAGGGTAGGCGTGGCCTCGGACATTCGGTAGAGCGGGTTGCCTGACGCGGCATCCGACACCGGCATCGGCCCGTAGGCTTGTGCGGTGAGTATTCAGCATGACCCCGCCGTTCGGGGCTTCGCCAGCGACAACTATTCCGGCGTCCACCCCGAGGTCCTCGCGGCCATCGCAGCGGCGAACGGCGGCCACCAGGTCGCGTACGGCGAGGATGCCTACACGGCGCGTCTGCAGGAGGTCTTCCGCGGCCACTTCGGCGAGGACGTGCAGGCGTTCCCGGTGTTCAACGGCACCGGGGCGAACGTCACCGGCTTGCAGTCGATGCTGCCTCGTTGGGGCGCCGTGATCTCGGCATCCACCGCTCACATCAACGTCGACGAGGGCGGTGCCCCCGAGAGGATCGGCGGGTTCAAGATCCTCGCCGTACCCACTGACGACGGCAAGCTCACCCCCGAGCTCGTCGATCGCGAGGCCTGGGGCTGGGGCGACGAGCACCGCGCGCAGCCGCTGGTGGTCTCGATCACGCAGTCGACCGAGCTCGGCACTCTCTACTCCGTCGACGAGATCCGCGCCCTCGCGGACCACGCGCACGAACGCGGCATGAAGCTGCACCTCGACGGCGCACGCATCTCGAACGCGGCAGCGGCCCTCGACGTTCCGCTGCGGGCCTTCACCCGCGACGCGGGCGTCGACGTGCTCAGCTTCGGCGGCACGAAGAACGGCGCCATGCTCGGCGAGGCCATCGTGGTGCTGCACCCCGAGGCGTCGACGGGTCTGCAGTACTCCCGCAAGTTCAACATGCAGCTCTCGTCGAAGATGCGGTTCGTCTCGGCACAGCTGATCGCTCTGCTCGAGGGCGATCTGTGGCTGCGCAACGCTCAGCACGCGAACGCCATGGCCCAGCGGCTGCGCGGCGAGATCGAGGCCGGCATCACCGCCGGCGAGATCACCGGCGTCTCCTTCACGCAGCCGACCCAGTCGAACGGCGTCTTCGCGACTCTGCCCGACGGCATCGCCGACCAGCTGCGCGAGAAGTTCCGCTTCTACGACTGGGATGCCGCGCGCAACGAGGTCCGTTGGATGTGCGGCTTCGACACCGAGGAGTCCGACGTCGACGAGTTCGTCGCAGAGCTCGCGCGCCTCACCACGCGCTGAGAGCGGTCGTCAGCGGAGCAGACCGAGGTTCGCGAGCGCCAGTCGGATGAGCGTGCCGCGCCCACCCTCCATCTCGGCGGCGACGGTGTCTGACGCCGCGGCCTCCGGCGAGAACCAGGTGACCTCGAGCGCATCCTGTCGCGGCTCGCACGTGCCGGTGACCGGCACCACGAATGCGAGCGAGACGGCGTGCTGACGGTCGTCGTGGTACGCGCTGACCCCGGGCATCGGGAAGTACTCGGCGACGGTGAAGGGCAGCGGCTGGGGCGGGAGCAGCGGGAAGGCCATCGGGCCCAGGTCGTTCTCGACGTGGCGGAACAGCGCATCGCGGATCGTCTCGCCGAACCGGACTCGACCCGAGACGATGGTGCGTGTCATCTCTCCCATGGGGGTCGACCGCAGCAGGATGCCGATCTCGGTCACCTGCCCTGAACCGTCGGTGCGCACCGGGATCGCCTCGACGTAGAGCATCGGCAGATGGCGTCTCGCCTCTGCCAGCTCGTATTCGCTCAACCACCCCGGATTGGAGTCGCGCGAGGGCTGTGCGGAGCCGAAACCCTCGAGGCCGTCGTCGGGCTCGGGATCGGGATCAGGTGTGCGGACGGACATGTCTCCTTTCTACCAGCCGCATCCTCGACCGAACACCGACTTGCGGCCAGGACCGGCATACGATCCGAGATCAGCGCCTGCG
Coding sequences within:
- a CDS encoding NUDIX hydrolase family protein yields the protein MSVRTPDPDPEPDDGLEGFGSAQPSRDSNPGWLSEYELAEARRHLPMLYVEAIPVRTDGSGQVTEIGILLRSTPMGEMTRTIVSGRVRFGETIRDALFRHVENDLGPMAFPLLPPQPLPFTVAEYFPMPGVSAYHDDRQHAVSLAFVVPVTGTCEPRQDALEVTWFSPEAAASDTVAAEMEGGRGTLIRLALANLGLLR
- a CDS encoding threonine aldolase family protein; the encoded protein is MSIQHDPAVRGFASDNYSGVHPEVLAAIAAANGGHQVAYGEDAYTARLQEVFRGHFGEDVQAFPVFNGTGANVTGLQSMLPRWGAVISASTAHINVDEGGAPERIGGFKILAVPTDDGKLTPELVDREAWGWGDEHRAQPLVVSITQSTELGTLYSVDEIRALADHAHERGMKLHLDGARISNAAAALDVPLRAFTRDAGVDVLSFGGTKNGAMLGEAIVVLHPEASTGLQYSRKFNMQLSSKMRFVSAQLIALLEGDLWLRNAQHANAMAQRLRGEIEAGITAGEITGVSFTQPTQSNGVFATLPDGIADQLREKFRFYDWDAARNEVRWMCGFDTEESDVDEFVAELARLTTR
- a CDS encoding MFS transporter, whose translation is MERTAAKTAFANVLVNTLIANVTTSFLWFALTFWVYIETQSVLATGIIGGAYMLFVAFFAMIFGTIVDRNRKHTVMLLSSVISAVAFLVAGVLYVWQPESALLDLGGPWFWLFSAIILFGGVIEQLRNIALSTTVTLLVPEDRRANANGLVGTVQGLAFLVTSVFSGLSIGFLGMGWTLAIAIGAMVLTFVHLLFIRIPEGTPQPDPDAKSALDFRGSVAAIRLAPGLFALIIFSTFNNLIGGVYMALMDPYGLTLFNAQMWGFALAFASTGFLIGGGLVAKFGLGAKPMRTLLLVVIAMGILGSVFMLREWWPLYVVGMWIYMALVPPVEAAEQTIIQKVVRYDRQGRVFGVAAAMEAAAAPITAFLIAPIAEFLIIPYMKTSEGQQQWEWLLGEGEARGIALICLFAGIIMVIAATLAFFTKSYRKLTELYANAPAQDPNGEDAEDAGEERDVDAAEGSEASDRATADSVAPDSRRFADAPAPLRGMPPEIPEAPESRR